tcatccaatcacttgtgtcatcatacaatgcacacatcaacttaccttccttacctctttccggcctccggcccaaaatttacggcctccggcccaatttcacaatttaaatgcataaaccacaaatcaatactcattacccaatacataaattctcaacccaatcattgattcacattacataccaactatgcatataaGCACCAACCATttgcacaatccaaacttaatcctagggcatctagcctaggaattctcatcacaccacacggtacttaaatgaaacttaaaccgtacctcttgtagccaaatcaattgagcctcttctttagaAGTCTCTACCAATCTTagtcccaagcctcaccaaagcttctcaagcaacaccaatcttccaattgtgcaccaaaatcatcaaatacactaacataactaatatcacatacatacatcaacctagggctcataaaaatgacaaatcacaagggtttgatcacttcttacctcagcccatatgaagtatccctaaacacccaaaatcacaagatttcaacactaactacccaaaaacgtgtaacagtggagaatttcgaaaactggacagagatgaatggaatactgacaaaccccattttgagggtttatcttgtgctaatttcaaagggtttatcaatgatttcACACATTTTCTGCATGAAAATACAAGGACTTGCATTCCTTTCCTAGTCTTGTctcatgaatgaaaacatgcttatttttgcactaaaatagataCCTCTCTAATCTCCtcttgatgccattcgatgccgtgacttgTGTGCTAAGTGGTTTCAGAGTATAGAGTAGGAATGGATAGGAAAAGGGAAGGAAGACGGGTAcaaggaaaggaagcatgagaattgaagctttggAAATTTCcgcatgggcgcgtgcgcgcacatgaCGCGCCCGCGCGGATGAGAGCAATGTGAAGCCGAAACAaagagccaagccacgagccggctGAAGTAGTGGCCGAGCCAGGATCTTCATGGATGCGCACGCGTaccttgcgcgtacgcgccgatgttcgagtatgatatttttttgaagTCACGTGACCTAGGCGTGAGGTTGGTTAGAGATCCTAACTTTTGAGGAGTGTTTTGGCGGGAAAAGGCTTAAGAGGACCAGAGGAGCAAGTGTGAAGGGCACTTAgttcattttctagtttttgagatttttttggGTTAGCTACAttgttagagagagaaactccaacttctctctaggattcatcAACTTCTCTCAAGCTTGTACTAGGGTTCTTCCTTATCAAAATTCTGAATTTTTActcattccttggtgagatccattgcaactTTCATTTCACTTGGTTCATGTAATAGGTTTTCTCTTCCAATTTCAAGTTGTAGTTGTAATTGTTGACATTCCTTGGATCTAGGATCCAACTCTATGATTTTTGGATTTCATTGATATCTTGagattttgattttcattgttgttcCTTGATACTTGTTGCTAATTTCTTGTGTTgcaatatttctaattttacttttctcttcatttcacCATGACTTTCCTTCTTGCTCAttacatgtttgataaaatgtcaatactagctatggagtagaatttttgtacttggcatagggtttggaTATTGGGAGGAATTGAATAGTTATCCCAATAGTTGATTGAGGGttagggattgctaattgacttggagtgcactaaagctaggtTCCCATAAGGTGAAGCTAGAACTTGTGACACAAGTTGAttgttttcatttgatttttctCTATACTTAGGGAATgactaaatgaagcaaggcctaatAGTTATCAACATTGAATGAGCTATGAGGATAGAATTTCCAATGCCAACCCTAAGTCAAGtccttttgataattgattgtttgtttctcaTTACTTGTTAAAATCTTCAAAGAACTCAACTAGGCTTACTAAATCAATAAGATGCATactttggcaattccaagggagaacgactcgggagattgatactctcggatatagattgtagttttgtttgatgatggatttcgcgttggtttagactatactacgattgatcacttgataaattctataccaacaaaaattcatttgtcaaatactcaccacaaaacttagatagaattgtagaggatgagaagagcgacgcgtggctgcaaacggctcgtcaatcggagctccgtagctcaagttatggtggtttgaagatcaaagagagttaggttttctctcttctcttctctcttctcaatttcagcgcccaacactccttctttagggcaaaatgagctgaaatgctcataactaatgtttatatatgttgggtcttgggcccacttaggcccggttcacttatttttgtccgttggcccaattttggaccaaaacccttaagattagcgctctaaatcgcacttcaaatatttctacctctcctaattataattccttatttcttaatcttatttacccataatcaattttctcagctgtaGTACCAGACAAATCTCAGCCGGTACttccggtcaaaattccactgcgcgcttttacgcagaaaactatgttttccgactcgaaaaaattcactgaatccaaatatcatatttaaatcatcaaattccaattgcaaaatcttccaaccatattcgctcctacttaactcattatttaattaatttcgattagaccgggtattacatNNNNNNNNNNNNNNNNNNNNNNNNNNNNNNNNNNNNNNNNNNNNNNNNNNNNNNNNNNNNNNNNNNNNNNNNNNNNNNNNNNNNNNNNNNNNNNNNNNNNNNNNNNNNNNNNNNNNNNNNNNNNNNNNNNNNNNNNNNNNNNNNNNNNNNNNNNNNNNNNNNNNNNNNNNNNNNNNNNNNNNNNNNNNNNNNNNNNNNNNNNNNNNNNNNNNNNNNNNNNNNNNNNNNNNNNNNNNNNNNNNNNNNNNNNNNNNNNNNNNNNNNNNNNNNNNNNNNNNNNNNNNNNNNNNNNNNNNNNNNNNNNNNNNNNNNataataaaaaaatttaaaaagtttaaatttttaaaattaatttattctatatttgtgaaaaactAGCATTACTCggggaataaaaaaatatattcttgaaaaaaaattaggatttcaaaagacaaaatttattatttttctgaattttcaagattttataaatttagttttttatttaaaatagaaaaataaaataaagtccaacaatattaggaagacaaaaaaagatgaaaactttttatttttaaattctgaaactaataagattatttttttaccaacaagtagaaaaataaagaattttaacgATACCCAactatagaaaattttaaaagtttaaatttttaaaattaatttattctatatttgtgaaaaaatagcattgtgaataaagaaatatattctttaaaaaaattaggattttaaaagacaaaatttttcatttttttgaatttttaaatttaaaaatttaatttttatttaaactaaaaaaataaaataaattccacTAATATTACGAAggcaaaaaaaaagatgaaaactttttattttcaaattttgaaactaaaaagattattttttttactaacaagtagaaaaataaagaattttaacaatacccaataataaaaaatttcaaaagtttaaatttgtaaaattaatttattctatatttgtgaaaaaacaGCGTTATTCggtgaataataaaatatattcttgaaaaaaatttaggatttcaaaagacaaaatttattatttttttttgaaattttaaattttataaatttagttttttatttaaaatagaaaaataaaataaagtccaacaatattaggaagacaaaaaaagatgaaaactttttatttttaaattttgaaactaataagattatttttttaccaacaagtagaaaaataaataattttaatgatacCCAactatagaaaattttaaaagtttaaatttttaaaattaatttattctatatttgtgaaaaaatagcgttatttggtgaataaaaaaatatattcttgaaaaaaatttaagatttcaaaagacaaaatttatcatttttttgaatttttaaatttaaaaatttaatttttatttaaaatagaaaaataaaataacgtCTAGCAATaataggaagacaaaaaaaaagataaaaaaatttttatttttaaattttgaaactaaaaagatttttttttaccaagaagtagaaaaataaagaattttaacaatacccaaaaataataaaaatttcaaaagtttaaatttttaaaattcatttattctatatttgtgaaaaaatagcgtTATTAggtgaataataaaatatattcttgaaaaaaatttaggatttcaaaagacaaaatttatcatttttttttaattttaaatttaaaaatttaattttttatttaaaatagaaaaataaaataaagtccaataatattaggaagacaaaaaaaagatgaaaactttttatttttaaattttgaaactaaaacaattatttttttaccaagacgtagaaaaataaagaatttcaacaatacccaataataaaaaaatttaaaaagtttaaatttttaaaattaatttattctatatttgtgaaacaTAGCGTTACACGGTGAATAAAgaaatatattcttaaaaaaatttaggatttctaaaggaaaaatttttcattttttttaatttttaaacttaaaaatttaattttttatttaaaataaaaaaataaactaaagtccagcaatattagcaagataaaaaaagatgaaaactttttatttttaaattttgaaactaaaaagattatttttttaccaagaagtagaaaaataatgaattttaacaataaccaataataaaaaaatttcaaaagtttaaatttgtaaaattaatttattctgtaaGACCTGGAATCCTTGAAAAGTCTttttatgatcaagtctcaaatcatatggttatttatagccttaatttcagaaattattttatcaaaggtaattaaggcaagttttgatttattaggTTTGAGATGAATTATGATTATtaaccaattttataattattggattattttctatatttgaattataaatttataagttgtgaaataataaggattttatatgtTTTGGACTAAGTaaccaatattttaaatattagtactgctattttgaaaaatgaagaaattaagtatattatttctaattatttggttgggacattttattgaaaataatttgcaaAAATGaggagcaaatagtattttccatatacaattagtgttggatttaatttgggtttcaattactatatttttcccaatttcatttgaaattactaaaatgcccctaatcctaattttcaaaaaatgaaaccctaacccaGTGACCCGCTACCCGACCCGGTTTCCTTCACTCACACTCAGCAGCAGCAGCTGCTGCCCCTCTCTACCCTAGACACACACACACGCGAAGACAAcagggagaaaagaaagaagcgAACGAAACAAAGAGGAAGAGAGGCAGAATTAGGGAAGAGGGGAGAAGAGGGAGGCGGCGCGGTGGGTGCTACTGCCACCGTCGCCGCTATTGCGAGCTGAGGGGAAAGGGAGTTCTGggcaaagagagagagagctcaCGAACCAGGGAGATCGACccactgatgacaagtcatcttagcctagttttactagtcttttttctttgtttttaattagttttatgcactttcttaagccataagtaagccaattgggttgaaattcatgttatctatgactcaatcaatcatgtataAAATGATGCTTTTTCATGAGACATTGTGttataattgtcatatatttTGGAAGAGAAATATTCTCATGATttgaagcatagctttgatgtttttgattgattgatgataggtgaaacaaaGCTTGGAAGGAGGGTGCAAGAAGCTCAAAAAGAAGCCCCTGGGAGGCAACGttggagccaacgtttgacctcaaacgttgaggcaaacgttggccgAAGAAGAAGCTCCTGGAGGCAACGttggagccaacgtttgacctcaaacgttgaggcaaacgttggcgccacaaGGAGGAAAATTGACGCCCCTAGAAGATGAAGTTTGcaccaacgtttgacctcaaacgttgaggcaaacgttggcacctAAGAGGAGGCAGAGTGAGCTTTTGGCAatgacgtttgagccaacgtttgacctcaaacgttgggtcAAATGTTGGCGACATTTTGGCAAATAAgagcatggaagagcacccctAATTGACGAGATAATtgagccacgtttgcgccaacgtttgacctcaaacgttgggccaacgttggccaaaaagaaTGCATGGGggatccacgtttgagctcacgtttgacctcaaacgttgagccaaacgtggatgacagcaacTTTGGCCTCTGCTTCATCATTCACTCAGCAACGTTTGAGTCAACATTTggcctcaaacgttggctcaaacgtgagACTTGCATGGCCGGTTCacaagtggatttcttcccaGCACCTagagcaatcaacagaggccactagcaacccaattccatcaaggccaaggcccaattcaaggcttgaagatcattagaagaaagtgtgtaaatagcttagaatttaaagttttagggagctttttgattttgtgatttttgctaAGGAACTTTTGGAGAGAGCACTTGACATTTGAGAGAGTTTCTGggaagagaattgaattctcttcctctgggatttcttgttttcttttctacaAAGCTTTAAttgagtcttgagtgtgaagaattgaggaatttctgtctcaatctccatttaagatctctttgatttctctgctgcataattgagttgaatcccaattcctttactgcttcctctttaatttcttgttaattgctttgtgagtttggatctgggaaggcaattgagatctagactttgctatctagtctctggagtcctgagatcccattttccttttggttcttctgtgaacccttgttgcaatttaatttcccttacttgaattctgaaatcccagtcctcaaatcccttttacatttaagcagtttatatttcttgcactttaagtttccgtcatttaatttcttgcactttaagattcagctctttttctttttaatccctttaatttcctgcaagtcacccactcccctttacattttctgcaatttaaattcctgtcaacacaatttcacacaatcaacactgattcgcttgactaattcaaccactaaactaaaattgctcaatccttcaatccctgtgggatcgacctcactcccgtgagttttattacttgatgcgactcggtacacttgccggtgagttttgtgtcgaaTCGTTTTTCGCTCATCACGAACGCATGcctcaaaatcgacgtaaaaagggtgtatggccgaaagttgagctagaattgggctgaactcgtgctagaagcacaagccctaccacgcgaacgcgtgccccacgcgtcggcgccatttttcaaaacaaggcggacgcgatcgcgtcacccaaagtTTTGGCAAAATAAGTTTTTCACCAAAGAGTTGCGCggccgcgaggctgcactcgcgctgAAGGCACGAATCACTTCACGCGAAcgcatgacccacgcgttcACGTCACTTCATCGATGCGCTATCCACGTgaccgcatgccccacgcgcacaacttatccagatcagcgccaattatcttattttttcttttctaatcctaatctcttctatcttttcttcttttttcttccttttcttactttcttcttcttcatctcttgaacttctcatccttcttcacttccattctatttcatttaatttatttgcatactttcattcattgcattattttcattggtgttaggaatttatttgggtcattatttcctaacttttgcttgtggattgttaagaaattgttaacaattatatattatttttatagggttgcttgcatgttcaatttaatactttctataCTTTATTTACtatgcatgctaagtgtttgtgaaaacgcctgTATGGaattgtgcactatttttagatttcttgaAATCTCAAGAGGCATTAGATCACTCTGCTGGAGGTTCATTACAACTGATGAAAACTGCTGAAGAAGCCCAGAATCTTGTGGACATGGTGGCCAACAATcaatacttctttgctcatcaaagaacccgccaaccatcacagagaaagGGGGTACTAGaactggaaggagtggattctatcttggctcaaaacaagatgatgcaacAACAAATGcaacaacagtttgaacaaatggccaaaagaattgacAGCCTTCAAGTAGCAGCTGTgaacacaagccaaccatcaactgtATGGGTGCAGAATGAAGAAAGCCAAGAAGAGCAACAACAGGAGCAAGTGCAATAGATGCATAACCAAAATCCTGGACAGAATGAAGTTTATGGTGAGACCTACAACCCTTCCTGGAAGAACCACCCCAACCTTAGATGGGGAGATAACCATAACCATAACCAACAgtcatggcaaagaaacacaaccCAAAATAACCCAAGGAACAACCAGcaaaacaacaaccaaaattcattcagaaaaccacaaaacacctACCCCAACTCCAACCATTATCCAACCCATAACCAATCCATCAACCAAAACACTTACCATCAATCACCCACAACTCACAACCAATCACAAGCACCTCCTGAATCTCAAAGAATCACTAACCTGGAAACCTTAATAGACAAGCTGTGGAAACATCAAGAAATGACGGCCAAAAATCAAGAAGCCTCCATCAAGAACATGGAAAGACAAATAGGTCAGCTCTCTAAACATTTTGCAACAGAGAGGCTATCAAGTTCCCTGCCAAGtgacacaattccaaatcctaAGGAAGAGTGTAAGGCGATTCAGTTAAGGAGTGGGAGAACATTCATGAGCAACAATGACACTACAAGGAAACAAGTGGAGAGCAGCAAAAAGCCAACAAATGCAGAGGAAGCCAATGATCAAGATATGGTGCCAAACAAGAACATAGAGAACCCCAAAGGAGAAGAAGACCAGCCAATCAATAcacataaagaagaagaagaagcgatTCAAGGACaacagaaaaaggagaagaaccTCACCCCTCCACTACCATATCCACATAGGTTCAACAAAGAAACCAAAGATCAACACTTCGGCAAATTCCTGGAAATtttcaagaagttggaaatcaaCATTCCCCTGGCTGAGGCATTGGAACAGATGCCcttatatgccaagttcttgaaggaactcatcaaca
The Arachis duranensis cultivar V14167 unplaced genomic scaffold, aradu.V14167.gnm2.J7QH unplaced_Scaffold_69888, whole genome shotgun sequence DNA segment above includes these coding regions:
- the LOC107472383 gene encoding uncharacterized protein LOC107472383, which gives rise to MTAKNQEASIKNMERQIGQLSKHFATERLSSSLPSDTIPNPKEECKAIQLRSGRTFMSNNDTTRKQVESSKKPTNAEEANDQDMVPNKNIENPKGEEDQPINTHKEEEEAIQGQQKKEKNLTPPLPYPHRFNKETKDQHFGKFLEIFKKLEINIPLAEALEQMPLYAKFLKELINKKRSWLEKETLGIEKVKPIQMSLELVDQSIVHPKGVIENLLVKVDKFIYPADFVVLDSDTDESDSIILGRTFLATARAIIDVEQGELTLRMHEESIILKVFPEPQISEEGSKVVSDCLPKQATNNTGEQKNEHVQRGEGIQKGIR